The following coding sequences are from one Hymenobacter sp. DG25A window:
- a CDS encoding Kazal-type serine protease inhibitor family protein, whose translation MKLLLALPLLLAFNCHRAAAPTAETKPCIDPSKIRKDMMCTMQYDPVCGCDGKTYGNACQALNAGLTSFTQGECPGTKTN comes from the coding sequence ATGAAACTACTACTTGCCCTGCCCCTGCTGCTGGCCTTCAACTGCCACCGCGCCGCGGCCCCCACTGCCGAAACCAAGCCCTGCATCGACCCCAGTAAAATCCGCAAGGACATGATGTGCACCATGCAGTATGACCCAGTATGCGGCTGCGACGGTAAAACCTACGGCAACGCCTGCCAGGCCCTGAATGCCGGCCTCACCAGCTTTACCCAGGGCGAATGCCCGGGCACCAAAACCAACTAA
- the lysS gene encoding lysine--tRNA ligase, translating into MQHLSEQEQLRRHKLAELQKLGIEPYPSELFDVNFYAQEIHDNYHPELNNFQDVSLAGRIMSVRVMGKASFAELMDTTGRIQLYVNRDEICPGENKDLYNIVFKKLIDLGDFVGVKGHVFKTQVGETSIHVTGLTLLSKSLRPLPVVKEAVDEQGNKVTFDAFTDPEQRYRQRYVDLVVNPKVRETFIKRTQLVQAMRNYLNDKGYLEVETPILQPLYGGAAARPFKTHHNTLDMTLYLRIANELYLKRLIVGGFDGVYEFSKDFRNEGMSRFHNPEFTQMELYVAYKDYYWMMDLVEEMVERVAMALHGKTEVQVGDNLINFQRPWKRYTMAESIKHFTGFDIDGKSEEELRAAAKELKVGLDPSMGKAKIIDEIFGEHVEPKLIQPTFITDYPVEMSPLAKKHRSKPGLVERFEAICNGKEICNAFSELNDPIDQRARFEEQLELGKRGDTEAMVLDEDFLRALEYGMPPTAGLGIGIDRLSMIMTNSNSIQDVLFFPQMKPEYTKSENAPKPEAQA; encoded by the coding sequence ATGCAGCACCTCAGCGAACAGGAGCAACTGCGCCGCCATAAGCTGGCAGAACTCCAAAAGCTCGGTATTGAGCCCTATCCGTCGGAGTTGTTCGATGTGAATTTCTATGCGCAGGAAATCCACGACAATTACCATCCGGAGCTTAACAACTTTCAGGATGTAAGCTTGGCCGGCCGCATTATGTCGGTGCGCGTGATGGGCAAAGCCTCGTTTGCCGAGCTGATGGACACCACCGGCCGCATTCAGCTTTACGTCAACCGCGACGAAATCTGCCCCGGCGAGAATAAGGACCTGTACAACATCGTCTTCAAGAAGCTCATTGACCTGGGCGACTTTGTAGGCGTGAAAGGCCACGTATTTAAAACGCAGGTGGGCGAAACGTCCATTCACGTAACCGGCCTTACCCTACTGAGCAAGAGCCTGCGCCCCCTGCCGGTGGTGAAGGAAGCCGTAGATGAGCAGGGCAACAAAGTAACGTTTGATGCCTTCACTGACCCTGAGCAGCGCTACCGCCAGCGGTACGTGGACCTGGTGGTGAACCCCAAGGTGCGCGAAACCTTTATTAAGCGCACACAGCTGGTGCAGGCCATGCGCAACTACCTCAACGACAAAGGCTACCTGGAGGTGGAAACGCCTATTCTGCAGCCCTTGTACGGGGGCGCGGCGGCCCGCCCGTTCAAAACGCACCACAACACGCTGGACATGACGCTGTATCTGCGCATTGCCAACGAGCTGTACCTGAAGCGCCTGATTGTGGGTGGCTTTGATGGCGTTTACGAATTCTCGAAAGACTTCCGCAACGAGGGCATGAGCCGGTTCCACAACCCGGAGTTCACCCAGATGGAACTGTACGTAGCCTACAAAGACTACTACTGGATGATGGATCTGGTAGAAGAAATGGTGGAGCGCGTAGCCATGGCGCTGCACGGCAAAACTGAGGTGCAGGTCGGTGATAACCTCATCAACTTCCAGCGCCCCTGGAAGCGCTACACCATGGCTGAGTCCATCAAGCACTTCACGGGCTTTGATATTGATGGCAAGAGCGAGGAAGAGCTGCGCGCTGCCGCCAAGGAGTTGAAAGTAGGACTGGACCCAAGCATGGGCAAGGCCAAAATCATTGACGAAATCTTTGGGGAGCACGTGGAGCCGAAGCTGATTCAGCCCACCTTCATTACCGACTACCCGGTGGAGATGTCGCCGCTGGCCAAGAAGCACCGCTCCAAGCCCGGTTTGGTAGAGCGTTTCGAGGCAATCTGCAACGGCAAGGAAATCTGCAATGCCTTCTCCGAGCTGAACGACCCCATTGACCAGCGCGCCCGCTTCGAGGAGCAGCTGGAACTGGGCAAGCGCGGCGACACGGAGGCCATGGTGCTGGACGAGGACTTCCTGCGCGCCTTGGAGTACGGTATGCCGCCTACGGCCGGCCTGGGCATCGGCATCGACCGCCTGAGCATGATCATGACCAACTCCAACTCCATTCAGGACGTGCTGTTCTTCCCGCAGATGAAGCCGGAGTACACCAAATCGGAAAACGCGCCGAAGCCTGAAGCCCAGGCATAA
- a CDS encoding dienelactone hydrolase family protein → MDQRIITLFDEYTHAPLSRKEFLERLVKLAGGTALAAVALAALEPGYAQASALETEKSKLLAEEVTWPGDAGITMKGYLVQPKKKKKRGAVVVIHENRGLTPHIKDVTRRVAQAGYLALGVDALSVFGGTPANEDEGRTLIGKLDKQQNLNNYLTALRYLRSRPESNGRTGCVGFCWGGALANQLALHDPQLNAAVAYYGTQPAATADLTQIKAALMLHYAGLDERVNAGMPAYEAALKAAGVSFEQYIYPGVNHAFNNDSSPARYNAEAAKLAWERTLRLFQEKLS, encoded by the coding sequence ATGGACCAGCGCATTATTACCCTGTTTGATGAGTATACGCACGCTCCGCTCAGCCGCAAGGAGTTTCTGGAGCGCCTAGTAAAGCTGGCCGGTGGCACGGCCCTGGCAGCAGTGGCTTTGGCCGCCCTGGAGCCCGGCTATGCACAGGCTTCTGCTCTGGAAACGGAAAAGAGCAAGCTGCTGGCAGAAGAGGTTACCTGGCCGGGAGATGCTGGCATTACAATGAAGGGCTACCTGGTACAGCCGAAAAAGAAGAAAAAGCGTGGGGCCGTGGTGGTGATTCACGAAAACCGGGGCCTCACGCCCCATATTAAAGACGTAACGCGCCGCGTGGCTCAGGCCGGGTATCTGGCACTGGGCGTCGATGCTTTATCGGTATTTGGCGGTACCCCGGCGAATGAGGATGAAGGCCGCACGCTCATTGGCAAGCTGGATAAGCAGCAGAACCTGAATAACTACCTCACGGCCCTGCGCTATCTGCGCAGCCGCCCGGAAAGCAACGGCCGTACGGGCTGCGTGGGCTTTTGCTGGGGCGGGGCACTAGCCAACCAGCTGGCCCTGCACGACCCGCAGCTGAACGCCGCTGTAGCCTACTATGGCACCCAACCCGCCGCCACCGCCGACCTCACCCAAATTAAAGCGGCCCTGATGTTGCATTACGCCGGCCTAGATGAGCGGGTGAATGCCGGCATGCCCGCCTACGAAGCAGCCCTGAAAGCGGCCGGAGTATCGTTTGAGCAATACATTTACCCTGGCGTAAACCATGCCTTCAACAACGACTCCTCCCCGGCCCGCTACAACGCCGAAGCCGCTAAACTGGCCTGGGAAAGAACCCTGCGGTTATTTCAGGAGAAACTAAGCTGA
- a CDS encoding cupin domain-containing protein — MLHKRYFRQQNPFRVPTTDGKLIEEHIGWASTQTSEYSVAHMVAPPHWSEPHQNPDFDEVTIVIRGRKQFEVDGDLIELGPGESLLIKAGARVRYSNPFDEEVEYWSICVPAFTMDSVNREED, encoded by the coding sequence ATGCTACACAAGCGCTACTTCCGCCAGCAAAACCCCTTCCGCGTACCCACCACCGATGGTAAGCTCATTGAGGAGCACATTGGCTGGGCCAGCACCCAAACCAGTGAATACAGCGTGGCCCACATGGTGGCCCCACCCCACTGGAGCGAGCCGCACCAGAACCCGGATTTTGATGAGGTGACCATTGTTATTCGCGGCCGCAAGCAGTTTGAGGTAGATGGCGACCTTATAGAGCTAGGCCCCGGCGAATCCCTGCTGATAAAGGCCGGTGCCCGCGTGCGCTATTCCAACCCCTTTGATGAGGAGGTGGAATACTGGTCTATCTGCGTGCCTGCTTTTACCATGGACTCCGTGAACCGGGAGGAAGATTAG
- a CDS encoding YtxH domain-containing protein, with translation MKNDSGKVILSLLAGATAGIVTGLLLAPETGEEARTALRKTAGRFSEDLGKLLKEGVSRLNDLKTGGVTGEHTQARSAADDLLQSMAAGSQAGQETAGPGAKPASSANTDEMVGDTRLGG, from the coding sequence ATGAAAAACGACAGCGGTAAAGTAATTCTCTCTTTGTTGGCGGGTGCAACAGCCGGCATTGTAACGGGCCTGCTTCTGGCCCCGGAAACGGGCGAAGAAGCCCGCACGGCGCTGCGCAAAACGGCCGGCCGATTTTCCGAGGATCTGGGCAAACTGCTCAAGGAAGGCGTTAGTCGCCTCAACGATTTGAAAACCGGCGGCGTTACCGGCGAGCATACCCAGGCCCGCTCCGCAGCCGATGACCTGTTGCAGTCAATGGCTGCCGGTAGCCAAGCGGGCCAGGAAACGGCTGGCCCGGGTGCCAAGCCTGCTTCCTCTGCCAATACCGATGAAATGGTTGGCGATACCCGATTGGGTGGCTAA
- a CDS encoding YtxH domain-containing protein, whose amino-acid sequence MSYHEEDNSGKILLAVLAGAGAGIIAGMLMAPDKGKATREKLGSAATKYSGQFGEQLSKYSGQFGEQLSKYGEELDSKFKGYVEKLEDMGVTGAGSSLQLKGDWNEAKGKLRQQYAQLTDEDLNYVEGQEEDLVGRLQQKLGKGKREITKMLNDL is encoded by the coding sequence ATGTCCTATCACGAAGAAGACAACTCCGGTAAAATCCTCCTTGCTGTTCTCGCCGGTGCCGGCGCTGGTATTATTGCCGGTATGCTGATGGCTCCCGACAAAGGCAAAGCTACCCGCGAAAAGCTGGGCTCGGCTGCCACGAAATATAGCGGCCAGTTTGGCGAGCAGCTGTCGAAGTACAGCGGCCAGTTTGGCGAGCAGCTTTCCAAATATGGCGAAGAGCTGGACTCCAAGTTCAAAGGCTACGTGGAGAAGCTCGAAGATATGGGCGTAACCGGTGCTGGCAGCAGCCTGCAGCTGAAAGGCGACTGGAATGAAGCCAAAGGCAAACTGCGTCAGCAGTACGCACAACTCACCGACGAAGACTTGAACTACGTTGAAGGTCAGGAAGAAGACCTCGTAGGCCGCCTGCAGCAGAAGCTGGGCAAAGGCAAGCGCGAAATCACCAAAATGCTGAACGACCTGTAG
- a CDS encoding carboxy terminal-processing peptidase, with product MSSLRLKVGLYAFLVSAVFVLASYKLYHRTTSRAPQKDEVLIKAMLQGLSAAHYQPEKIDDAFSKRVFDLYLKRVDYNKMFLLQSDIAQLRKYQSAIDEQARAGSHEFMDLTTQIMDQRVKDVQALYRDILSKPFDFTTEESVETDSDKMAFAADKAAQREQWRKFLKYETMVRISEMMDAQAKKDPKVASAEPNPTPAKMEAEARKRVLKNYDDKFSDLLQNDANDRLALYANTIANTYDPHTEYFAPRDKESFDIAMTGRFEGIGASLGEKDGQIKVSEIIPGSASYRQGELKAGDIIMRVAQGAEEPVSVEGWRLDKAISLIRGKKGTEVRLTVKKPDGAIKVIPIIRDVVVIEETFAQSATINENGKKIGYLRLPTFYADFNDNGGRSSATDVRKELEKLQKEHVEGVVLDLRYNGGGSLQDAVEMAGLFIDSGPVVQVKGGQGAATVLNDRDPRVQYSGPLVIMVNKYSASASEILAAAIQDYKRGIIMGSASTYGKGTVQRIFDLDDVLGDFSSLKPFGSLKLTTQKFYRINGGSTQFKGVVPDIVLPDAYSYLDQGEKESDYALKWDEIGAARYRTWNSPTLPLDKVKAKSQARVATNPSFKMVNEMVQRMRKRKDETMVSLKLAAFRTEQEKAKVESNRYDEIKKAAPTLAIAPLAADVQALGGDTVKVNRASRFTKNLKKDIDLTEAVAVIKDQI from the coding sequence ATGTCATCTCTGCGATTAAAAGTAGGCTTATATGCCTTTCTGGTGTCCGCCGTTTTCGTGCTGGCTTCTTATAAACTGTATCACCGCACTACCAGTCGGGCGCCGCAGAAAGATGAGGTCTTGATTAAAGCCATGCTTCAGGGCCTGAGCGCGGCGCACTATCAGCCGGAGAAAATAGACGATGCCTTCTCTAAGCGCGTCTTTGATCTATACCTGAAGCGCGTAGACTACAACAAGATGTTTCTGTTGCAGTCTGACATAGCTCAGCTGCGCAAGTATCAGTCGGCTATTGATGAGCAGGCGCGGGCGGGCAGCCACGAGTTTATGGACCTGACCACCCAGATCATGGATCAGCGGGTGAAGGATGTACAGGCGCTTTACCGGGATATTCTCTCCAAGCCGTTTGACTTCACCACGGAAGAGTCCGTGGAGACTGATTCAGATAAAATGGCTTTTGCGGCTGACAAAGCGGCACAGCGGGAGCAGTGGCGCAAATTCCTGAAATATGAGACCATGGTTCGTATTTCAGAGATGATGGATGCCCAGGCTAAAAAGGACCCCAAAGTGGCTTCTGCTGAGCCCAACCCCACACCGGCTAAAATGGAAGCCGAGGCACGCAAACGTGTGCTGAAAAACTACGACGATAAGTTCAGCGACCTGCTGCAGAACGATGCCAATGACCGGCTGGCGCTGTATGCCAACACCATTGCCAATACCTACGACCCCCACACCGAGTACTTTGCCCCCCGGGACAAAGAATCCTTTGATATAGCCATGACGGGCCGTTTTGAAGGTATTGGGGCTTCCCTGGGTGAGAAAGATGGCCAGATTAAAGTGTCGGAGATTATTCCCGGCAGTGCCTCTTACCGCCAGGGCGAGCTGAAAGCCGGCGACATTATTATGCGGGTGGCGCAGGGTGCTGAAGAACCTGTATCAGTAGAAGGCTGGCGCCTGGATAAGGCAATTTCCCTGATTCGGGGCAAAAAAGGCACGGAGGTTCGCCTCACGGTGAAGAAGCCGGATGGCGCTATCAAAGTCATTCCGATTATACGGGACGTGGTAGTGATTGAAGAAACCTTCGCGCAGTCGGCTACCATCAATGAAAATGGCAAGAAAATCGGCTACCTGCGGCTGCCCACATTCTACGCCGACTTTAATGACAACGGTGGCCGCAGCAGCGCCACGGATGTTCGTAAAGAGCTGGAAAAACTGCAGAAAGAGCACGTGGAAGGCGTTGTGCTGGACCTGCGCTACAATGGCGGCGGCTCCCTGCAAGATGCGGTTGAAATGGCTGGCCTCTTTATTGACAGTGGTCCGGTAGTACAGGTAAAAGGTGGCCAGGGTGCTGCCACTGTACTCAACGACCGTGACCCCCGCGTGCAGTACTCCGGCCCGCTGGTGATAATGGTAAACAAGTACAGTGCCTCCGCTTCGGAGATTCTGGCTGCCGCCATTCAGGACTATAAGCGTGGCATTATTATGGGCTCGGCCAGCACGTATGGCAAGGGCACCGTGCAGCGCATTTTTGATCTGGATGATGTGCTGGGTGATTTCAGCAGCCTGAAGCCTTTTGGCTCTCTGAAGCTGACCACGCAGAAGTTTTACCGCATCAATGGCGGCTCTACCCAGTTTAAAGGCGTGGTGCCAGACATCGTGCTGCCCGATGCTTACAGCTACCTGGACCAGGGTGAGAAAGAGTCCGACTATGCCCTGAAATGGGACGAAATTGGCGCGGCTCGTTACCGTACTTGGAACTCGCCTACCCTACCCCTGGACAAAGTAAAAGCAAAAAGCCAGGCGCGCGTAGCCACTAACCCTTCGTTTAAAATGGTAAACGAAATGGTGCAGCGCATGCGCAAGCGCAAGGATGAAACGATGGTATCTCTGAAACTGGCGGCTTTCCGCACAGAGCAGGAGAAGGCCAAAGTAGAATCTAACCGCTACGATGAGATTAAGAAAGCGGCTCCTACGCTGGCTATTGCTCCCCTGGCTGCTGACGTGCAGGCCCTGGGTGGCGACACCGTGAAAGTGAACCGTGCCTCGCGCTTCACCAAAAACCTGAAGAAGGACATTGACCTGACAGAAGCAGTAGCGGTTATTAAAGACCAGATCTAA